Sequence from the Carassius auratus strain Wakin unplaced genomic scaffold, ASM336829v1 scaf_tig00050708, whole genome shotgun sequence genome:
AAATTCAAACTTTGCCTTTAAGTTCAGAAGAAATGACAGAATGTAAGGATGTTAAGAAACggaaatacaattttaaagaaaacagAGAGATAATTGAATCAATTTCTAAATGCAGTTCAAATGCAGATGTCATTTGCTTAGGAGATAGAGCTAACACTGTGTATGATTTCAGTCCCTTGTGTTTTGAAACGAAACAAAAATTGTGTAGTAAAGTACATGTAGAGTTCCAGGGTGAAAATCTACATTCGCCATCAGACAGTGGACCAATGGGCTCTCCTTGTGAAACAGAAAGCATTCTTGAAGATGGGAATTGTTTTTTCCGGGCAGTGGCACAGGTGATATGTGGTACACAAAAAGCTCACAGAACACTTAGACTTGCAATTGTGAAACATATGCAGTTGCACAGCGTTGAATACAAGAATCTCTTAAGATCTCAATACACATCTATGGAAGATTATTTATCTTCTTCAAAAATGAAGTACGTGGGAACATGGGCCACTGAGGTTGAAATTCAATCCACAGCAAACTATTTAGGggttgacatttttacatttcacctTGGAAAATGGTTGAAGTTTAGTTGTTTGCATGAAAAGATGTGCAACCAAGGCATATACTTGCATCACTCCAATGAAAATCATTATGAAGTTGTTGTTTGTGTAAAACAATTTGAATCTCATAACTGTTATGAGTTCTGTCACAATAAAAAGCACAATGTTGGTATACGCACACGCACAAGACAAAGTGTCAAAGCACAGAGTGAAGTTTATGAAACACAGGAGACAAAAGATTCTGATGGTTGAAAATTCAAATAAAGATGCATTTGTTAATAATAGCagctactttaaaaaatattattcactaAAAAGATTCAAAAGCAAAATGAAGGAAAACAAGCAATGTAAGTATCATAAGAACATGGAGTTCCAGCAACATGCAAAAGCTGTGAGTAGGACTAGGTATTATAGTGATGTGTTATACAATAAATTAGTAAAACAAGCAAGTAAACTGAAATATTGCAATGAAGAACACAAACTTAAACTAAACGAGTACAGCAGAACAAAGTATCGTGAAGATCTGCAACATAAGCATAAACTAAAAGAATACAGAAAATTCAAGTATCGTGAAGATCTGCAACATAAGCATAAactaaaagaatacatcaaattaaAGTATCGTGAAGATCTGCAACATAAGCATAAACTAAAAGAATACAGCAAATTAAAGTATCGTGAAGATCTGCAACATAAGCATAAACTAAAAGAATACAGCAAATTCAAGTATCGTGACGATCTGCAACATAAGCATAAACTAAAAGAATACAGCAAATTGAAGTATCGTGAAGATCTGCAACATAAGCATAAACTAAAAGAGTACAACAGAAAAAAGTACCGTCAT
This genomic interval carries:
- the LOC113089630 gene encoding uncharacterized protein LOC113089630 codes for the protein MIDGNGFSVAVYHKTLASVLRHIKNLAACMRGHEKFFEITGVCVHQIKISNTCHSQAEISSDKTETRYCVGKKRKIQTLPLSSEEMTECKDVKKRKYNFKENREIIESISKCSSNADVICLGDRANTVYDFSPLCFETKQKLCSKVHVEFQGENLHSPSDSGPMGSPCETESILEDGNCFFRAVAQVICGTQKAHRTLRLAIVKHMQLHSVEYKNLLRSQYTSMEDYLSSSKMKYVGTWATEVEIQSTANYLGVDIFTFHLGKWLKFSCLHEKMCNQGIYLHHSNENHYEVVVCVKQFESHNCYEFCHNKKHNVGIRTRTRQSVKAQSEVYETQETKDSDG